From a region of the Nitrospirae bacterium YQR-1 genome:
- the rplX gene encoding 50S ribosomal protein L24 → MGLSIRKEDTVLVLTGKEKGKRGRVIKSMPEKDSILVENVNIIKKHMKPNKKYTQGGIIEKEFPLHISKVMVVCTRCGKPTRIGNKVLEGGKKVRVCKKCKEVMD, encoded by the coding sequence ATGGGATTAAGCATAAGAAAAGAAGACACGGTACTGGTACTGACCGGCAAGGAAAAAGGCAAAAGAGGCCGTGTCATAAAGAGTATGCCTGAGAAGGACAGTATATTGGTGGAAAATGTCAATATAATAAAGAAACATATGAAGCCAAACAAGAAATATACGCAGGGAGGGATAATAGAGAAGGAGTTCCCTCTGCATATTTCCAAGGTAATGGTGGTGTGTACCCGATGCGGCAAACCAACCAGGATAGGCAATAAAGTGCTTGAGGGCGGTAAGAAGGTCAGGGTTTGCAAGAAATGCAAGGAGGTTATGGATTAG
- the rplN gene encoding 50S ribosomal protein L14 has product MIQVETVLDVADNSGAKKVQCIKVLGGYKKRYARIGDIIVVSVKEAIPLSNVKKGSVAKAVVVRTRKETRRADGTYIRFQQNAAVLINAAGEPIGTRIFGPVARELRWKEFTKIISLAPEVL; this is encoded by the coding sequence ATGATACAGGTTGAGACAGTGCTTGATGTTGCTGATAATTCCGGTGCGAAGAAAGTGCAATGTATTAAAGTGCTTGGCGGCTATAAGAAAAGGTATGCACGCATTGGAGATATAATAGTGGTAAGCGTAAAAGAGGCGATACCGTTAAGTAACGTGAAAAAGGGTTCGGTGGCAAAGGCGGTTGTTGTAAGGACGCGTAAGGAGACAAGACGGGCTGACGGCACCTATATAAGGTTTCAGCAAAATGCGGCGGTTTTAATAAACGCTGCCGGCGAACCTATCGGGACGAGAATATTCGGTCCTGTGGCAAGGGAATTAAGGTGGAAGGAGTTTACGAAAATAATATCTCTTGCACCTGAAGTGCTGTAA
- the rpsQ gene encoding 30S ribosomal protein S17: MPKKLYTGDVISDKMDKTVTVAITSLYQHPLYKKTMKHTLKVKAHDEKNMCKAGDRVSVTESRPLSKTKRWVVVNKLEKGHVDDTG; encoded by the coding sequence ATGCCTAAGAAGCTATATACCGGAGATGTAATCAGTGACAAGATGGATAAAACGGTAACAGTGGCGATAACATCCCTGTACCAGCATCCACTATATAAAAAGACAATGAAACATACATTGAAAGTAAAGGCACATGATGAGAAGAATATGTGTAAGGCCGGTGATAGGGTCTCAGTAACGGAGTCTCGGCCTCTTAGTAAAACAAAACGTTGGGTTGTTGTAAATAAACTGGAAAAGGGGCACGTGGATGATACAGGTTGA
- the rpmC gene encoding 50S ribosomal protein L29 gives MKVAELKSMTGEELDTKERELRKELFNLRFQGATGEIQNPMRSRAVRKDIARVLTIKTQLKTGK, from the coding sequence GTGAAAGTGGCGGAGTTAAAATCCATGACAGGGGAAGAACTCGATACTAAGGAAAGGGAGCTGAGAAAGGAGCTCTTTAACCTCAGGTTTCAGGGTGCAACAGGCGAGATACAAAACCCGATGCGCAGCCGTGCAGTGCGGAAAGATATTGCAAGGGTGTTAACGATAAAAACACAACTTAAGACGGGGAAATGA
- the rplE gene encoding 50S ribosomal protein L5: MEVRLKEKYTKEIVPKLMKDFSYKNIMQVPRLTKVVLNVGLGEAIQDIKLLDAAQKELEAISGQKSVVTKAKKSIAGFKLRKGMPIGCMVTLRGDMMYEFLDRFISLSLPRIRDFKGVSGKSFDGRGNFATGVREQFIFPEIDYDKVNTVHGLNIVVCSTARNDKECKALLKEFGMPFRD, from the coding sequence ATGGAAGTGCGCCTGAAAGAAAAATACACTAAGGAAATAGTGCCTAAGTTGATGAAGGACTTTTCATATAAAAACATAATGCAAGTGCCCCGTCTTACCAAGGTGGTGCTTAATGTCGGTCTTGGAGAGGCGATACAGGACATAAAGCTGTTGGATGCCGCTCAGAAAGAACTTGAGGCAATCTCAGGGCAGAAGTCTGTTGTAACAAAGGCCAAAAAGTCTATAGCGGGGTTTAAGCTGAGAAAGGGTATGCCTATAGGGTGTATGGTTACTTTGCGTGGGGATATGATGTATGAGTTTCTGGATAGGTTTATATCACTGTCGTTGCCCAGAATCAGGGATTTTAAAGGTGTATCAGGTAAGTCCTTTGACGGGCGCGGAAATTTTGCAACCGGAGTCAGAGAGCAGTTTATCTTTCCGGAGATAGATTATGATAAAGTCAACACAGTGCATGGGTTAAATATTGTTGTGTGTTCAACGGCAAGGAATGACAAGGAGTGTAAAGCACTCCTTAAAGAGTTTGGAATGCCCTTCAGGGACTGA
- a CDS encoding type Z 30S ribosomal protein S14, producing the protein MAKTCMIEKCKRTPKFKVRAYNRCHVCGRPRGYLRKFGLCRICFRVLALQGKVPGVVKSSW; encoded by the coding sequence ATGGCAAAGACGTGTATGATAGAGAAGTGTAAAAGGACGCCTAAGTTTAAAGTAAGGGCGTACAACAGATGCCATGTGTGCGGAAGGCCCCGCGGCTATTTAAGAAAGTTTGGGCTTTGCCGTATATGTTTCAGAGTATTGGCACTACAGGGCAAAGTCCCCGGTGTTGTAAAATCGAGTTGGTAG
- the rplP gene encoding 50S ribosomal protein L16 yields the protein MLMPKKVKYRKMMKGNMNGKATRGSEVSFGEYGLKALEPGWISSRQIESARVAITRYAKRGCKLWIRIFPDKPITKKPAETRMGKGKGNLEYWVAVVKPGRVLYEVSGVTEETAKEAMRLASFKLPISTKFVRREEAVL from the coding sequence ATGTTGATGCCTAAGAAGGTAAAGTACAGAAAGATGATGAAAGGTAACATGAATGGTAAGGCTACCCGCGGCTCGGAAGTCTCCTTTGGTGAGTATGGCCTAAAAGCTCTTGAGCCCGGCTGGATATCAAGCAGACAGATAGAATCTGCCAGGGTGGCAATAACCAGATATGCTAAGAGAGGCTGTAAGCTTTGGATAAGGATTTTTCCCGACAAGCCGATAACGAAAAAACCGGCTGAAACCAGAATGGGTAAGGGAAAGGGAAATCTTGAATACTGGGTCGCTGTGGTTAAACCAGGCAGGGTGCTCTATGAGGTATCCGGTGTAACGGAGGAGACGGCAAAAGAGGCCATGCGTTTAGCCTCGTTTAAGCTTCCTATATCAACAAAATTTGTAAGGAGAGAGGAGGCTGTGCTGTGA